TGCCGACTTTAGTGCCGTCGGAAAGGACCGCTATCCCCGGACCGGGAAGCTTGACCTTACGGTCGATCAAAAACTGACGGTAATCATCGTCGGGAACAAAACAGATTTCCTGACTCTCTGAAGGCAGCGGAATTTCCACACCCCGCTTTTCCAGCTCGGCATAAGTCTGGTCCTTACTGTGAGCACCTAGAGGAAAAACAGCGTTCAGAACAGAATCGCGCGGGACAAGGGAAAGAAAATAACTCTGATCCTTGCCCATGTCGGCACCACGGGCCAAAACACGTCCGTAATTCGCGTCTTCGGCAAGGCGCACGTAATGCCCGGTTCCGAGAAGCTCTGCCCCAAGTCCGCGTGCGGCATTATAAAGCAGACCGAACTTGATCTCAGGATTGCAAAGAGCGCATGGATTGGGGGTATTCCCCTTAAGATATTCCTGAACGAACGGCTCCACCACCAAGCGGTCAAACTCGGTAGTAAGATCGAAGACATGCAGCTCCACATCAAGCTCCGCACACCTTTTCTCCAGCCCGGCAACAGCGACTTCGGCCTTTTCCTTCCCAAGAAAACAGCCATGGACCGCCACAATATCCGCCCCGCTCTCTTTAAGCAGGACCAGTGAAAGCAGACTATCCGCGCCGCCGCTGACCGCCATGGCAACCTTGCGCCCGGCAGTCAGTTCTTTCAGTTCAGGATATTCAAACCCTGTATCCATTACATTCTCCGCAAATTACTTATTATTTGTAACGGTATATCTACCGTGAGACTTCGTTCCGGTTACAAACTAACGGGCAGCCCTTTGCCCAGCAAGCAAAAAATGAGAAATGCCCGGACACCCCCGATGGGTCTCCGGACAAGTCTCTCACAAGTCTCAATTCCATCAAATTCATATTTGAATTTGATTTCTATAAAATAAATATGGATTTATTTTATAAGCGTAGCACAAGTCTACTTATACAATGCCGGAACCTTCCGGCTTATTGCTATTCTTCCTTCTTAGGCTGCGGCAGCACAAGGTTCAGGAAAACACCGAGGATACCGGCAAGGCCGATTCCGCCGAGTCTGAACTCATCGCTGAAAGGAGTGGGCAGAGACATGCCGCCCACGCCGAAGATTACGATCAGGGCCACAATGGCGAGGTTGCGGGCTTCCATGAGATCTTCACCGGCACGTACGAGGGTGTTCATACCTACAACCATGATCGCACCGAAGAGCAGAACCATGATACCGCCCATTACCGGAACGGGGATGGTGGAGAGGAATGCGCCGACCTTGCCGCAGAATGCGAGGGACATGGCTACAATTGCAGCCCAGGTCATGATGGCGGGGTTGAAAATCTTGATCAGAGCCACCGCTCCGGTAACTTCGGAGTAAGTGGTGTTCGGAGGTCCGCCGAGGAAAGCCGCGAGAGAGGTAGCCAGACCGTCACCGAGCATGGTGTTCTGGATACCGGGCTCTTTTACGTAATCTTTATCAGCAACAGAGCTAATGGCCAGAACATCACCGAAGTGCTCAATTGCCGGGGCGATCGCTACCGGAACGATAAACAGCACGGCTTCGAGATTCCATTCGGGAAAAGTGAAGTTGGGCATTGCGATCCACGGAGCTGCTGCAACGGCATCAAAATTAACCAGACCGAGGAACAGGGAAGTAATGTAACCGGCAATTATACCGCAAAGGATGGGGATCAGCTTGAGCCAGCCTTTACCGAGCAGGGAAACTGCAACGGTCACCGCGAGGGAAACCATGGAGACGATGAGCGCGGTCTTTTCGGGAACCAGAACAACAGAACCGTCTCCGGTTTTACCCACAGCCATGAAAACAGCAACCGGAGCGAGGATCAGACCGATAACCATGATCACCGGGCCGGTTACAACCGGGGGCAGAACTTTTTTCAGGATATCGGTACCGCGCCAGCGGATCAGGAAGCTGAGCACTACGTAGAAAAGTCCGGCTGCGGCAAGACCGCAGAGGGTGGACGGGATGCCCCAGGTCTGCACACCGTAGATGATGGGTGCGATGAAGGCAAAAGAGGAAGCCAGAAATACGGGAATTTTACCCTTGGTCACAACCTGGAAAACAAGCGTACCCGCACCAGCGGTGAAAAGGGCCACGTTGGGATCAAGCCCGGTCAGCAGGGGAACAAGGACGAGTGCGCCGAATGCGACGAAAAGCATCTGCGCGCCGAGGACAAAGTCTTTTGCCCGAAAGTTATATTCAGTACTGGATGTGCTCATTAGTAATCTCCGTAGAATTTTTCCAAAAAAAAGGCACCGAACTTGGTGCCTTTAAAAACATTTACTTGGTGCCGAATATCTTATCACCCGCGTCTCCGAGACCGGGGAGAATGTATCCTACATCGTTAAGTTTTTCATCGATCGACGCGACGTAGATATCAACGTCCGGGTGGGCGTTGACAATTTTCTCAATCCCTTCGGGAGCCGCAACGAGGAACAGACCTTTAATGTTGGTACAGCCGGACTTCTTGAGAAGATCGATTGTAGCCAGCAGGGTTCCACCGGTAGCGAGCATGGGGTCAAGAATAAGCGCGATGCGCTCATTAATATTGCTTGCAAGCTTGACGTAATATTCGACAGGCTGCAAAGTCTCTTCGTCACGGTAAAAACCGACAACACTGACGCGGGCACCGGGAACCATGTCCAGCACGCCGTCCATCATACCGAGGCCGGCCCTGAGAATAGGAACTACGGTGATTTTTTTACCCTTGATTTCCTCAACTTCAACTTCACCGGCCCAACCATTGATGGTTTTGGATTCGGTTGCGAGGTCTTTAGTTGCCTCGTAAGTGAGGAGTCTGGAAATTTCCTGAGCCAGAGCGCGAAAACGACTTGTGCTGATGCCGTCTTCACGGAGAATGCCGAGCTTGTGTCTTACCAAAGGATGGTCTACCACATGTACCGCCACGGTGCCTCCTTGATCCCATGTTATTTGTTATAAAATCCGAAAAGTCAAAACTTCGTGTTTCTATAAGACACAGCTTTGACAGTCAAGACAAAAAACAATTATTTTCCAGCTAAACCATATCCACTTGGCATCACTGGAAATTACAAATAAGCAACCAATTACTGAATACGAATATAACCCAATATGGAATAAATTACATGTGCAATAACGAAGATTTTCAAGAAAATGAGAACCAGCTCCTCTGGACAAAATCCGCAGGATTTTCTGACCGCAACACCCGGCTGGACAAATTCTGGGGCAGCGTCCTTGAAGAAGAAGGGATTTCACGCGGCAAAGTAAAAGACTGGATTAAGGCCGGTTTTGCAGAGATAAACGGTAAAATCTGCAAAAAGCCGAACCAGAAACTGATGGGAAATGAAGAACTTACCCTGAAAGGTGAAGCCGAACTCACCTCACTGGTCCCCGAAGATCTGCCGCTGGACATTATATATAATGATGGAAGGATCGCCATCATCAACAAGCCGGACGGACTGACCACTCACCCAGCCCCAAGTTGCCCTACCGGAACACTTGTCCATCGCCTTATCCATCACTTCCCCGAGATCAAAGACATGGATGAATGGCGGCCCGGAATCGTGCATCGTCTGGACAAATTTACTTCCGGATTAATCGCTGTTGCCCTGAACGAACATGACCGTCTGGCCATGTCCGCCGCCTTTGCCGAGCGCGAAGTA
This genomic window from Desulfovibrio sp. JC010 contains:
- the mnmA gene encoding tRNA 2-thiouridine(34) synthase MnmA, yielding MDTGFEYPELKELTAGRKVAMAVSGGADSLLSLVLLKESGADIVAVHGCFLGKEKAEVAVAGLEKRCAELDVELHVFDLTTEFDRLVVEPFVQEYLKGNTPNPCALCNPEIKFGLLYNAARGLGAELLGTGHYVRLAEDANYGRVLARGADMGKDQSYFLSLVPRDSVLNAVFPLGAHSKDQTYAELEKRGVEIPLPSESQEICFVPDDDYRQFLIDRKVKLPGPGIAVLSDGTKVGKHKGLWRYTQGQRRGLGIAWKAPLYVLDKDMKRNLLIVGTRDELEAGGCVADGFNFLVDFERWPETVFIQTRYRQRSKPARAAQVGSSLKFDFIEPHSRPTPGQIVAVYTEEGAVLGGGIIRE
- a CDS encoding uracil-xanthine permease family protein — protein: MSTSSTEYNFRAKDFVLGAQMLFVAFGALVLVPLLTGLDPNVALFTAGAGTLVFQVVTKGKIPVFLASSFAFIAPIIYGVQTWGIPSTLCGLAAAGLFYVVLSFLIRWRGTDILKKVLPPVVTGPVIMVIGLILAPVAVFMAVGKTGDGSVVLVPEKTALIVSMVSLAVTVAVSLLGKGWLKLIPILCGIIAGYITSLFLGLVNFDAVAAAPWIAMPNFTFPEWNLEAVLFIVPVAIAPAIEHFGDVLAISSVADKDYVKEPGIQNTMLGDGLATSLAAFLGGPPNTTYSEVTGAVALIKIFNPAIMTWAAIVAMSLAFCGKVGAFLSTIPVPVMGGIMVLLFGAIMVVGMNTLVRAGEDLMEARNLAIVALIVIFGVGGMSLPTPFSDEFRLGGIGLAGILGVFLNLVLPQPKKEE
- the upp gene encoding uracil phosphoribosyltransferase, translated to MAVHVVDHPLVRHKLGILREDGISTSRFRALAQEISRLLTYEATKDLATESKTINGWAGEVEVEEIKGKKITVVPILRAGLGMMDGVLDMVPGARVSVVGFYRDEETLQPVEYYVKLASNINERIALILDPMLATGGTLLATIDLLKKSGCTNIKGLFLVAAPEGIEKIVNAHPDVDIYVASIDEKLNDVGYILPGLGDAGDKIFGTK